One Mycobacteroides salmoniphilum DNA segment encodes these proteins:
- a CDS encoding dihydrodipicolinate reductase gives MVYRVVQWATGEVGRAAISAVLAHPELRLVGCWVHSPQKTGVDAGELVGQAPIGVAATNSLDDIVALEADCVIYSPLLPNPSEVSALLASGKNVVTPVGWFYPDSSGHDLDATARQCGVTLHGTGIDPGGITDLYPLIFSSMTSAVTYVRAEEYSDIRTYGAPDVIRHIMKFGGTPEEAISGPMPKLLGGGFKQSLRMILDGMGFAEVEIRPNLKVAVATADIESPIGTIQPGCVAGQQFSWEAFIGDEAVARIAVNWLMGEEHLEPAWSFGPSGPRYEVEVRGTPSSSCTITGFHPHSVEAGLVANEGVVATAAHCVNSVPYVCEAAPGLKSYLDLPLIAGRAHPRLHR, from the coding sequence ATGGTCTATCGAGTGGTCCAGTGGGCGACGGGCGAAGTGGGCAGGGCCGCGATTAGTGCGGTGCTCGCACACCCGGAACTGCGGCTGGTGGGGTGCTGGGTGCACTCGCCGCAGAAGACCGGCGTCGACGCCGGCGAGCTCGTAGGCCAGGCACCCATAGGTGTCGCGGCGACCAACAGTCTGGACGACATCGTCGCTCTGGAGGCCGACTGCGTGATCTACAGCCCGCTGCTCCCGAATCCGTCCGAGGTCTCGGCATTGCTCGCCTCAGGGAAGAACGTGGTCACGCCGGTCGGTTGGTTCTACCCGGACAGCTCCGGCCATGACCTGGATGCCACTGCGCGCCAGTGCGGAGTGACACTGCACGGCACCGGAATTGACCCCGGCGGTATCACAGATCTGTATCCGTTGATCTTCTCCTCCATGACCTCCGCCGTCACCTATGTACGCGCCGAGGAGTACTCGGATATCCGCACCTATGGCGCGCCGGATGTCATCCGACACATCATGAAGTTTGGTGGCACACCCGAAGAAGCAATCAGCGGCCCGATGCCCAAGCTGTTGGGCGGTGGCTTCAAACAGTCCTTACGAATGATCCTCGATGGCATGGGCTTCGCAGAGGTGGAGATCCGGCCCAATCTGAAGGTCGCCGTCGCTACCGCGGACATCGAGTCTCCGATCGGCACTATCCAACCCGGATGTGTTGCCGGTCAGCAATTCTCGTGGGAGGCATTCATCGGGGACGAGGCGGTCGCGCGAATTGCCGTGAACTGGCTGATGGGCGAAGAACATTTGGAACCCGCCTGGTCCTTCGGCCCGAGCGGTCCGCGCTACGAGGTCGAGGTGCGCGGCACCCCCTCGTCATCGTGCACGATCACCGGCTTTCATCCCCATAGTGTCGAGGCCGGGCTCGTCGCGAACGAGGGCGTCGTCGCGACCGCCGCGCACTGCGTCAACTCCGTGCCCTATGTCTGCGAGGCCGCGCCGGGGCTCAAGTCGTACCTCGACCTTCCGCTCATCGCGGGCAGAGCGCATCCTCGGCTCCACCGATGA
- a CDS encoding CGNR zinc finger domain-containing protein, which translates to MASVMRDVGAIFRLDNAVLAFRFTATVFDRAGVATERLTDPGRLGLWLQANGLDFSDVAVTEADLATAKELRESIHRAGAAVADGGTIGWAAARTLNAFSRNGHAYRLLENGEATWRGASIADALSVIAADAIETLGGPDRDRVKACSDEHCHGLYVDTSRANNRRWCNMNTCGNRAKKAAMSRLREER; encoded by the coding sequence ATGGCTAGCGTGATGAGAGATGTGGGGGCGATCTTCCGGCTGGACAACGCGGTGCTGGCTTTTCGTTTCACCGCGACGGTTTTTGACCGCGCGGGGGTGGCAACCGAGCGGCTCACCGACCCGGGACGGTTGGGGCTGTGGTTGCAGGCCAACGGGCTGGATTTCTCGGATGTGGCAGTGACCGAAGCCGATTTGGCCACTGCCAAGGAGCTGCGCGAGAGCATTCACCGTGCGGGTGCTGCGGTCGCTGATGGTGGCACGATCGGGTGGGCAGCGGCCCGGACGTTGAATGCGTTCTCCCGGAATGGACATGCGTACCGGTTGTTGGAGAACGGCGAGGCGACCTGGCGGGGCGCGAGCATCGCGGACGCGCTGTCGGTGATCGCCGCCGATGCGATCGAGACACTGGGCGGGCCCGATCGTGATCGGGTGAAGGCGTGCTCGGATGAGCACTGCCACGGGCTCTACGTCGATACCAGCCGCGCCAATAACCGGCGCTGGTGCAACATGAACACCTGCGGGAACAGGGCCAAGAAGGCTGCGATGAGCCGCTTGCGCGAAGAGCGCTGA
- a CDS encoding SDR family oxidoreductase: MTRQKILITGASSGLGAEMARQFAAKGRDLALCARRTEALEELKAELLAANPSITVAVRSLDVTDHDSVPVVFGELREELGGLDRVVVNAGIAKGWHLGGGKSWANIQTIETNLIGALVQIEATLALFKEQGHGHLVLISSVTAAKGLPGTKAAYAASKAGLSSLGESLRAEYASGPIKVSTIEPGYIQTDLSAKSPTTPMMVDTKTGVTAMVDAIEREPGRAAVPRWPWAPVTLIMRLIPPRLAGRLA, translated from the coding sequence GTGACGCGACAGAAGATCCTCATCACCGGGGCGAGCTCCGGCCTGGGCGCCGAGATGGCCCGTCAGTTCGCCGCGAAGGGACGTGACCTGGCGTTGTGCGCCCGGCGCACCGAGGCGCTGGAAGAACTCAAGGCTGAGCTGTTGGCCGCCAACCCGAGCATCACGGTTGCCGTGCGGTCCCTGGACGTCACCGACCATGACTCGGTGCCGGTGGTCTTCGGTGAGCTGCGCGAGGAGCTCGGCGGTCTGGATCGCGTGGTCGTGAACGCCGGTATCGCCAAGGGCTGGCATCTGGGCGGCGGCAAGTCGTGGGCCAATATCCAGACCATCGAAACCAATCTCATTGGTGCCCTGGTGCAGATCGAAGCAACGCTCGCGCTGTTCAAAGAGCAGGGCCACGGGCACTTGGTGCTCATCTCGTCGGTCACCGCGGCCAAGGGGCTGCCCGGCACCAAAGCCGCCTACGCGGCCAGCAAGGCTGGGCTGTCCTCGCTGGGTGAGTCGCTGCGTGCCGAATACGCCAGCGGTCCGATCAAAGTCAGCACCATCGAGCCCGGCTACATCCAGACCGACCTGAGCGCCAAATCGCCGACCACGCCGATGATGGTGGATACCAAGACCGGTGTGACGGCGATGGTGGACGCCATCGAGAGGGAGCCCGGACGTGCCGCTGTGCCGCGCTGGCCGTGGGCCCCGGTGACCTTGATCATGCGCCTGATTCCGCCGCGGCTGGCCGGACGCCTGGCCTGA
- the cobF gene encoding precorrin-6A synthase (deacetylating) yields the protein MRRIRVIGIGAGHPEYLTVQAIAALNEVDVFFVADKGDTKGDLVELRRHICERYITDPDYRFVELSDPVRGKGEYRGAVAQWHAERAALWGKAIASELPESGVGAFLAWGDPSLYDSTLRILDAILVDDPQAFEYDVLPGITAISVLTARHRIVLNGIGEPVLITTGRRLLDEWPRTGTVVVMLDGDCAFQQLEPSTQIWWGAYLGTEHELLVSGAVGEVGARIAEIRASARAEHGWIMDTYLLRCVGE from the coding sequence ATGCGGCGGATTCGCGTCATCGGGATCGGCGCCGGCCATCCCGAATACCTGACCGTGCAGGCCATCGCGGCGCTCAACGAGGTCGACGTCTTCTTCGTTGCCGACAAAGGTGACACCAAGGGCGATCTGGTCGAACTGCGCCGCCATATCTGCGAGCGGTACATCACCGACCCCGACTATCGCTTCGTTGAACTGTCCGATCCGGTGCGCGGCAAGGGGGAGTATCGGGGTGCGGTGGCGCAATGGCATGCCGAACGGGCAGCCTTGTGGGGCAAAGCAATTGCTTCCGAGCTGCCCGAGAGTGGAGTCGGCGCCTTTCTGGCCTGGGGTGATCCGTCCCTCTACGACAGCACGCTGCGGATCCTGGATGCGATCCTGGTCGACGATCCCCAGGCATTCGAGTACGACGTGCTGCCGGGTATTACGGCGATTTCCGTGCTTACCGCACGGCACCGGATTGTGTTGAACGGTATCGGCGAACCGGTGCTCATCACCACGGGGCGCCGGTTGCTGGACGAGTGGCCCCGCACCGGAACAGTTGTGGTGATGCTTGACGGTGATTGCGCGTTCCAGCAGCTGGAGCCGTCGACGCAGATCTGGTGGGGTGCCTACCTGGGCACCGAACACGAACTGTTGGTGTCGGGGGCGGTAGGGGAGGTCGGTGCCCGAATCGCCGAGATTCGTGCCTCGGCCCGTGCCGAACATGGCTGGATCATGGACACCTACCTGCTGCGGTGCGTCGGCGAGTAG
- a CDS encoding pyridoxamine 5'-phosphate oxidase family protein encodes MTPDSQPVTLLEKYESWTLLSSAKLGRLVVVIDGRPEIFPINFVTQRGTVLFRTAEGTKLFGAVVSDEVLFEADDHNDIGGWSVVVRGAAQVLNSSADIDEADRGGLYPWIPTVKLHYVRIIPAQITGRRFVFGREPDGGHVPG; translated from the coding sequence ATGACGCCCGATTCGCAACCCGTGACCCTGCTCGAGAAGTACGAAAGCTGGACGCTGTTGTCGAGCGCCAAGCTGGGCAGATTGGTGGTGGTGATCGATGGCAGACCCGAGATCTTCCCGATCAACTTCGTGACCCAACGTGGCACCGTGCTGTTCCGGACGGCCGAGGGGACCAAGCTTTTCGGTGCGGTGGTGAGCGACGAGGTGCTGTTCGAAGCGGACGATCACAACGATATCGGCGGCTGGAGCGTCGTCGTGCGCGGCGCAGCGCAGGTACTGAACTCGTCGGCCGACATCGACGAGGCCGACCGGGGCGGCCTGTACCCGTGGATCCCCACCGTAAAGCTGCATTACGTGCGGATCATCCCGGCGCAGATCACCGGCCGCCGCTTCGTTTTCGGGCGCGAGCCGGACGGCGGCCATGTTCCGGGCTAG
- a CDS encoding GTP-binding protein produces MTTAQLLPVTVLSGFLGAGKTTLLNHILANTEGRRVAVIVNDMSEVNIDAALVAGTGHLDRTEERLVELTNGCICCTLREDLIEAVGDLARQNRFDQLVIESTGISEPMPVAASFTWEFEDGTSLGQVAKLDTMVTVVDASTFLPELARGEALADRDMAAADGDGRSIADLLTDQVEFADVLILNKVDLVNERTLGMVETLLRRLNPSATIVRSTGGAVDLDLVLQTGLFDPDLAAQTPGWDEEIADGHTPETEEYGISSMTFRSDRPFHPQRLNTALESLQGLLRSKGFCWIASRPDIAAIWSQAGPNLTIEPAQFWHGTEVAPGQEIVFIGVRLDRPRVQHLLESAVLTDKELAAGPQAWRDFPDPLPAWGVMHAH; encoded by the coding sequence GTGACCACAGCCCAGCTCTTACCCGTAACCGTGCTCTCCGGATTTCTCGGAGCGGGAAAAACCACCCTTCTCAACCACATCCTTGCCAATACCGAGGGACGTCGCGTCGCGGTGATCGTCAACGATATGAGCGAGGTGAACATCGACGCCGCCCTCGTTGCGGGCACAGGACACCTGGACCGCACCGAGGAACGGCTCGTCGAGCTCACCAACGGCTGTATCTGCTGCACCTTGCGCGAGGATCTGATCGAAGCCGTCGGAGACCTGGCCCGGCAGAACCGATTTGACCAGCTCGTCATCGAGTCGACGGGCATCTCCGAGCCCATGCCGGTAGCCGCCTCGTTCACCTGGGAGTTCGAGGACGGAACCAGCCTCGGACAGGTCGCCAAACTCGACACCATGGTGACGGTCGTCGACGCCTCCACCTTCCTGCCCGAACTGGCGCGCGGTGAGGCGCTGGCCGACCGCGATATGGCCGCCGCCGACGGCGACGGCCGGTCCATCGCTGATCTGCTCACCGATCAGGTGGAGTTCGCCGACGTTCTGATCCTCAACAAGGTGGATCTGGTCAACGAACGGACCCTCGGAATGGTGGAGACGCTGCTGCGCCGCCTCAATCCGTCGGCGACGATCGTGCGCTCCACCGGCGGCGCCGTCGACCTCGATCTCGTACTGCAGACGGGATTGTTCGACCCGGACCTGGCCGCCCAAACACCTGGCTGGGACGAGGAGATCGCCGACGGGCACACACCCGAAACCGAGGAATACGGCATCAGCAGCATGACCTTCCGCTCGGACCGCCCGTTTCACCCGCAGCGCCTCAACACCGCGCTGGAATCACTGCAAGGACTACTGCGCAGCAAGGGATTCTGCTGGATCGCCAGCCGTCCTGATATCGCCGCGATCTGGTCGCAGGCGGGGCCGAACCTGACGATCGAACCCGCCCAGTTCTGGCACGGCACCGAGGTCGCGCCGGGCCAGGAGATTGTCTTCATCGGGGTACGGCTGGACCGTCCGCGCGTGCAGCATCTTCTGGAGTCCGCAGTGCTCACCGACAAGGAACTGGCGGCCGGACCGCAGGCCTGGCGCGACTTCCCCGATCCCCTACCGGCCTGGGGTGTCATGCACGCCCACTAA
- a CDS encoding Fpg/Nei family DNA glycosylase, giving the protein MPELPEVEALADHLRRHATGTTIARIDVSAFSVLKTFDPPITALYGQTVTGATRWGKYLGLRVGDLYLITHLSRAGWLRWSDKLAAAPLKPGKGPIALRVHLGTPGDAAGFDLTEAGTQKRLAVWVVADPATVPQIASLGPDALSLTASGLADILSGTTARLKNVITDQRVIAGIGNAYSDEILHVAKLSPFASGKALTEGQLTALYEAMQSVLTDAVQRSVGQQAATLKGEKRSGLRVHARTGMPCPVCGDVVREVSFADKSFQYCPTCQTGGKVLADRRLSRLLK; this is encoded by the coding sequence ATGCCCGAACTACCGGAAGTCGAGGCGCTCGCCGATCACCTGCGTCGTCACGCCACCGGGACCACCATCGCGCGCATCGACGTCTCGGCGTTCTCGGTGCTCAAGACCTTTGATCCGCCGATCACCGCGCTGTACGGCCAGACGGTCACCGGCGCGACGCGCTGGGGCAAGTACCTGGGCCTGCGGGTTGGGGACCTGTATCTGATTACTCACCTGTCGCGAGCCGGGTGGCTGCGCTGGTCGGACAAGCTGGCAGCGGCGCCGCTCAAGCCGGGCAAGGGCCCCATCGCGCTGCGGGTTCATCTTGGAACACCTGGCGATGCAGCGGGATTCGATCTCACCGAGGCCGGCACTCAGAAGCGTCTGGCGGTGTGGGTCGTGGCGGACCCGGCCACCGTGCCGCAGATCGCCTCCTTGGGGCCCGATGCGCTCTCTCTGACCGCCAGCGGGTTGGCCGACATCTTGTCCGGCACCACCGCACGTCTGAAGAACGTGATCACCGACCAGCGGGTGATTGCCGGGATCGGCAACGCCTACAGCGATGAGATCCTGCATGTGGCCAAGCTGTCCCCTTTCGCCAGTGGAAAGGCGCTCACGGAGGGCCAACTGACGGCGTTGTATGAGGCAATGCAGTCGGTTCTCACCGACGCGGTGCAACGCAGTGTGGGGCAACAGGCGGCGACTCTCAAGGGGGAGAAGCGATCCGGGCTGCGGGTGCATGCCCGCACCGGGATGCCCTGCCCGGTGTGCGGCGACGTGGTGCGAGAGGTGTCGTTCGCCGATAAGTCGTTCCAGTACTGCCCGACGTGCCAGACCGGCGGCAAGGTGCTGGCCGACCGTCGGCTCTCGCGGCTCCTCAAATAA
- a CDS encoding NAD(P)-dependent oxidoreductase yields the protein MSTIAVVGLGAMGKPLAHNLVQAGHEVSVWNRSPGPVAELTALGARPLQSAAQAFESGVVFSVLADDRAVNETFLTPNVLAVASGALHVNIATVSTQLADRATALHAEHGVGYVAAPVFGRVAVAQAGQLQVLAAGAADQIDRAQPFFDVIGARTWRLGDVPRQANVVKIIGNFLIASAIQSLSEAVSMAERSGVDSELLVDLLTSTLFQGPAYSSYGKLIATSTYQPAGFTTTLGRKDVGLALDVAADTGLRLPFGEVLRAILDEALANGQADLDWSSIADLQRARDAG from the coding sequence ATGAGCACAATTGCCGTCGTCGGACTCGGAGCCATGGGAAAGCCGTTGGCGCACAATCTTGTTCAGGCGGGACACGAGGTATCCGTGTGGAATCGGTCTCCCGGCCCCGTCGCAGAACTCACGGCCCTCGGCGCTCGCCCGCTTCAGTCGGCCGCCCAGGCCTTCGAGTCCGGCGTGGTGTTCTCCGTGCTGGCCGACGACCGAGCCGTGAACGAAACCTTTTTGACTCCAAATGTTCTCGCTGTCGCATCGGGAGCTTTGCATGTCAATATCGCCACCGTAAGCACCCAGCTGGCCGACAGGGCTACGGCACTGCATGCCGAGCATGGCGTGGGGTACGTCGCCGCACCGGTGTTCGGCAGGGTCGCCGTGGCACAGGCCGGGCAGCTGCAGGTGCTGGCAGCGGGTGCCGCCGACCAGATCGACAGAGCGCAACCATTCTTTGACGTTATCGGGGCACGCACCTGGCGATTGGGCGATGTGCCACGACAAGCCAACGTCGTCAAGATCATCGGAAACTTCCTCATCGCGTCGGCCATCCAGTCGTTGAGCGAGGCCGTCAGCATGGCCGAACGATCCGGCGTCGACTCCGAACTGCTGGTGGACTTGCTGACCAGCACCCTGTTTCAGGGGCCGGCATACAGCAGCTACGGCAAGCTCATCGCCACCTCCACCTACCAACCCGCCGGGTTCACAACCACCCTGGGCCGCAAGGATGTTGGACTCGCACTCGATGTTGCGGCGGACACCGGTCTGCGATTGCCGTTCGGTGAGGTACTGCGCGCCATTCTCGATGAGGCGCTGGCCAACGGACAGGCCGACCTGGACTGGTCTTCGATCGCCGATCTACAGCGGGCGCGCGACGCGGGGTGA
- a CDS encoding VOC family protein: MSVNHIGITVPDIAAAIDWYREVFGFECVMGPRILEPGPAGELPPGLDARFGRARMAGLQTDNGVGVELFEFIDPVTDAAPDRPVDYTRRGTWHLCLTVPDVQELTCAAAASGGRIITAPRPVVAGRPWTMSYLTDPWGTVIELMSHDYTEIFTNWPTETGAHQ; encoded by the coding sequence ATGTCTGTCAATCACATTGGGATCACCGTTCCCGATATCGCAGCGGCCATCGACTGGTATCGCGAGGTCTTCGGATTTGAATGCGTCATGGGGCCGCGCATACTCGAACCCGGACCGGCCGGGGAGCTGCCGCCGGGACTGGACGCCCGATTCGGCCGGGCCCGAATGGCCGGCCTGCAGACGGACAATGGCGTGGGTGTCGAACTCTTCGAATTCATCGATCCCGTCACCGACGCGGCGCCGGACCGGCCTGTCGACTACACCCGACGCGGCACCTGGCATCTGTGCCTCACCGTTCCCGATGTGCAGGAGCTAACGTGTGCCGCCGCTGCCAGCGGCGGACGCATCATCACAGCCCCGCGACCGGTCGTTGCGGGCAGACCGTGGACCATGTCCTATCTCACCGATCCATGGGGCACCGTCATCGAACTGATGAGCCACGACTACACCGAAATATTCACCAACTGGCCCACCGAAACAGGAGCACACCAATGA
- a CDS encoding TIGR03621 family F420-dependent LLM class oxidoreductase, with amino-acid sequence MIRHGFRFGTNLISHGDIGQIRDQVRQAEDCGVDVIVVPDHLGVGAPFPVMLAAASVSTSIRVGSFVLTTGLYSPRLLARDIATVDRLTDGRVEIGLGAGYVQQEYEATGVPFLSPAGRVQQLADAVGAVRGLLASSHHWPRPIQSTVPIMIAGKGDKILKLAAQQADIVAISDAKTRADLAERAAYVRDAAGQRADTPELNLGIFDVAIDRAPDLALMRVYRPHDSDDQLLASPTLLHGSKGDLVERVLALREELGISYLTYMGVDPRGLKDFHSLIAALT; translated from the coding sequence GTGATTAGACACGGATTTCGGTTTGGGACGAATCTGATCTCCCATGGGGACATTGGCCAGATTCGCGATCAGGTGCGGCAGGCCGAGGATTGCGGTGTTGACGTCATCGTGGTTCCCGACCACCTCGGTGTCGGTGCACCCTTCCCGGTGATGCTTGCCGCCGCGAGCGTTTCGACCAGTATCCGGGTCGGGAGCTTCGTGCTGACTACCGGTTTGTATTCTCCGCGTCTACTTGCGCGTGACATCGCGACGGTTGATCGGCTCACCGACGGTCGTGTCGAGATCGGATTGGGGGCCGGTTATGTCCAGCAGGAGTATGAGGCTACGGGAGTGCCCTTCCTGAGTCCGGCCGGACGGGTGCAGCAGCTCGCCGATGCCGTTGGCGCGGTGCGGGGTCTACTCGCCAGCTCCCATCATTGGCCACGGCCGATTCAGTCGACCGTACCCATCATGATCGCGGGTAAGGGAGACAAAATTCTGAAACTCGCTGCACAGCAAGCCGATATCGTCGCCATCTCCGATGCCAAGACGCGCGCTGATCTCGCCGAACGTGCCGCATACGTTCGCGACGCCGCCGGGCAGCGTGCCGACACACCGGAGCTGAATCTGGGGATCTTCGATGTCGCTATCGACCGCGCACCGGACCTGGCGCTCATGCGCGTCTACCGACCACATGATTCCGATGATCAGTTACTCGCGTCGCCCACCCTACTGCACGGGTCCAAGGGGGATCTTGTCGAGCGGGTCCTCGCGCTTCGCGAGGAACTCGGCATCTCCTATCTGACGTACATGGGAGTAGATCCACGTGGACTCAAGGATTTTCATTCGCTGATCGCTGCGCTCACGTAG
- the ctaD gene encoding cytochrome c oxidase subunit I, giving the protein MATSSLELAASRPFPRRLGPKGSLIYRLVSTTDHKLIGVMYLVTCFAFFMVGGLMALLIRAELTTPGLAFLSNEQYNQLFTMHGTAMLLFYATPIVFGFANVVLPLQIGAPDVAFPRLNALSFWLFLFGALIAMAGFITPGGAADFGWTAYTPLSDAIHSPGAGADLWILGIAVGGLGTILGAVNMITTIVCMRAPGMVMFRMPIFTWNILVVSVLVLLVFPLLAAAAIGLAADRHLGAHIFDPANGGVLLWQHLFWFFGHPEVYVLALPFFGVVSEIFPVFSRKPIFGYTTLVFATLGIGALSIAVWAHHMYATGAVLLPFFSFMTFLIAVPTGIKFFNWIGTMWKGQLTFETPMLFSIGFLVTFLFGGLTGVLLAAPPIDFHVTDSYFVVAHFHYTLFGTIVFASFAGVYFWFPKMTGRLLDERLGKFHFWLTFIGFHTTFLVQHWLGNQGMPRRYADYLPTDGFTGLNIVSTIGAFILGSSMLPFVWNVFKSYRYGEVVTVDDPWGYGNSLEWATSCPPPRHNFTELPRIRSERPAFELHYPHMSERMRAEAHVGH; this is encoded by the coding sequence GTGGCTACATCATCTCTCGAACTGGCGGCAAGTCGCCCCTTTCCCCGCCGACTAGGGCCCAAAGGCTCTCTTATCTACAGACTTGTGTCCACAACCGATCACAAACTGATCGGGGTCATGTACCTCGTCACCTGTTTCGCCTTCTTCATGGTGGGCGGCCTGATGGCGCTGTTGATCCGCGCCGAACTCACCACGCCGGGACTGGCGTTCCTGTCCAACGAGCAGTACAACCAGCTGTTCACCATGCACGGAACAGCCATGCTGCTGTTCTACGCGACGCCTATCGTATTCGGCTTCGCGAACGTGGTGCTGCCGTTGCAGATCGGCGCGCCCGACGTGGCATTCCCGCGCCTGAACGCATTATCGTTCTGGCTCTTCCTGTTTGGCGCCCTCATTGCGATGGCCGGCTTCATCACCCCCGGTGGCGCCGCCGACTTCGGCTGGACCGCGTACACCCCGCTCTCCGATGCCATTCACTCCCCCGGCGCCGGAGCCGACCTGTGGATCCTGGGTATCGCGGTAGGAGGCCTGGGCACGATTCTGGGTGCGGTCAACATGATCACCACCATCGTGTGCATGCGCGCGCCCGGCATGGTGATGTTCCGGATGCCGATCTTCACCTGGAACATCCTGGTGGTCAGCGTGCTGGTGCTGCTCGTCTTCCCGCTCTTGGCTGCCGCGGCCATTGGTCTGGCAGCCGATCGGCACCTGGGCGCGCACATCTTCGATCCCGCCAACGGCGGTGTTCTGCTGTGGCAGCACCTGTTCTGGTTCTTCGGACACCCCGAGGTGTATGTGTTGGCCTTGCCGTTCTTCGGCGTGGTGTCGGAGATCTTCCCGGTGTTCAGTCGCAAGCCGATCTTCGGATACACGACGCTGGTCTTTGCGACCCTGGGTATCGGAGCGTTATCGATCGCGGTGTGGGCGCACCACATGTACGCCACCGGCGCGGTGCTGTTGCCATTCTTCTCCTTCATGACGTTTCTGATCGCGGTTCCGACGGGTATCAAGTTCTTCAACTGGATCGGCACGATGTGGAAGGGGCAGTTGACCTTCGAGACCCCGATGCTGTTCTCGATCGGCTTTCTGGTCACCTTCCTCTTCGGTGGCCTGACCGGTGTGCTGCTCGCCGCTCCGCCCATCGATTTCCACGTCACCGACTCGTACTTTGTCGTGGCGCACTTCCACTACACCTTGTTCGGCACCATCGTGTTCGCCAGCTTCGCGGGCGTGTACTTCTGGTTCCCGAAGATGACGGGCCGCCTGCTCGACGAGCGGCTGGGCAAGTTCCACTTCTGGCTCACTTTCATCGGCTTTCACACCACCTTCCTGGTGCAGCACTGGCTGGGTAACCAGGGCATGCCGCGCCGGTACGCCGACTACCTGCCCACTGACGGCTTCACGGGGTTGAACATCGTGTCAACGATCGGCGCCTTCATTCTGGGTTCATCGATGCTTCCGTTCGTGTGGAACGTCTTCAAGAGCTACCGCTACGGCGAGGTTGTCACGGTCGACGATCCGTGGGGCTACGGCAACTCCCTGGAGTGGGCCACCAGCTGCCCGCCGCCGCGGCACAACTTCACCGAACTTCCCCGAATCCGTTCAGAGCGACCGGCATTCGAGCTGCACTACCCGCACATGTCCGAACGCATGCGCGCCGAGGCGCACGTCGGGCACTAG
- the ppk2 gene encoding polyphosphate kinase 2 — MGEEKKHNASVTVDYAAELDELASLRGGIKRNKEAKDAWKQGYPYDEKLTRKEYEKAKRKLQIELLKLQLWVKENGEKICIVFEGRDAAGKGGSIKRFTEHLNPRGARVVALEKPTPVEQSQWYFQRYTAHLPSGGEIVLMDRSWYNRAGVERVMGYCTPAQCAEFLREAPEYERMLVNSGTHLIKLWFSVSRKEQMARFAARRTDPVRHWKLSPTDLASLDKWDAYTEAKEAMFFYTDTDYAPWTVVKSNDKKRARLEAMRHVLSQFDYDNKDVEIVGAPDPLIVGPASAIFEEGEKAASR; from the coding sequence ATGGGCGAGGAAAAGAAACACAACGCTTCCGTCACGGTGGACTACGCAGCCGAACTCGATGAACTCGCGAGTCTGCGCGGTGGAATCAAACGCAACAAAGAGGCCAAGGATGCCTGGAAGCAGGGCTATCCCTACGACGAGAAACTCACCCGCAAGGAATACGAGAAGGCCAAGCGCAAATTGCAGATCGAGCTTCTCAAGCTGCAGCTGTGGGTCAAGGAGAACGGCGAGAAGATCTGCATCGTCTTCGAAGGCCGCGACGCTGCCGGTAAGGGCGGGTCGATCAAGAGGTTCACCGAGCACCTCAATCCCCGTGGTGCCCGGGTGGTGGCGCTGGAGAAGCCGACACCGGTGGAACAGAGTCAGTGGTATTTCCAGCGATACACGGCCCACCTGCCCAGCGGCGGTGAGATCGTGCTGATGGACCGCTCCTGGTACAACCGCGCGGGTGTCGAGCGGGTAATGGGTTATTGCACGCCCGCGCAATGTGCCGAATTCCTACGCGAGGCACCGGAATACGAACGCATGCTGGTGAATTCAGGGACACACCTGATCAAGTTGTGGTTCTCGGTGAGCCGCAAGGAACAGATGGCCCGGTTCGCGGCCCGGCGCACCGACCCCGTTCGGCACTGGAAGCTCTCGCCGACCGACCTCGCGTCTCTGGACAAGTGGGACGCCTACACCGAGGCCAAAGAGGCCATGTTCTTCTACACGGACACCGACTACGCGCCGTGGACGGTGGTCAAGAGCAATGACAAGAAACGTGCCCGGCTGGAGGCAATGCGCCACGTGCTCTCGCAGTTCGACTACGACAACAAGGACGTGGAGATCGTGGGTGCCCCGGACCCGCTGATCGTCGGACCCGCCTCGGCTATCTTCGAAGAAGGAGAGAAGGCCGCTTCGCGTTAG